A window of the Pseudomonas gozinkensis genome harbors these coding sequences:
- the rsmH gene encoding 16S rRNA (cytosine(1402)-N(4))-methyltransferase RsmH, with amino-acid sequence MTIDSGFNHITVLLDEAVEALAVRPDGCYLDGTFGRGGHSRLILSKLGPDGRLIGFDKDPQAIATGQTLAAEDGRFVVVQRSFAELGSVVAEQGLAGKVSGILLDLGVSSPQLDDAERGFSFLNDGPLDMRMDPSRGISAAEFVNTAPVEEIARVFKEYGEERFSGRMARAVAERRDITPFERTADLAEVLKVANPAWEKGKNPATRAFQGLRIHVNNELGDLEAGLEAALECLEVGGRLVVISFHSLEDRIVKLFMRKLVKGEADNLPRNLPVRHVAFEPKIKVHGKAQTASDAELKANPRSRSAVMRVAEKLR; translated from the coding sequence GTGACTATTGATAGCGGCTTTAACCACATCACCGTACTGCTTGACGAAGCCGTCGAGGCTCTCGCCGTACGTCCTGATGGCTGCTATCTGGACGGCACGTTCGGTCGCGGCGGGCACAGCCGGTTGATCCTCAGCAAGCTCGGGCCGGATGGTCGGCTCATCGGATTCGACAAGGATCCTCAAGCGATTGCCACCGGGCAAACGCTAGCGGCCGAAGACGGCCGCTTTGTCGTTGTGCAGCGCAGCTTTGCCGAGCTCGGCTCGGTCGTTGCCGAACAGGGTCTGGCCGGCAAGGTCAGCGGCATTCTGTTGGACCTGGGCGTGTCTTCGCCGCAGCTTGATGATGCCGAGCGCGGCTTCAGCTTCCTCAACGACGGCCCGCTGGACATGCGCATGGATCCGTCCCGTGGTATCAGCGCAGCCGAGTTCGTCAACACCGCGCCGGTGGAGGAAATCGCCCGTGTCTTCAAGGAATACGGCGAAGAACGTTTCTCCGGTCGCATGGCCCGTGCCGTGGCCGAACGCCGTGACATCACGCCGTTCGAGCGCACCGCCGATCTGGCCGAAGTCCTGAAAGTCGCCAACCCGGCTTGGGAAAAGGGAAAAAACCCGGCGACCCGTGCATTCCAGGGCCTGCGCATTCACGTCAACAATGAACTGGGCGATCTGGAAGCGGGTCTTGAAGCCGCGCTCGAATGCCTGGAAGTGGGCGGCCGCCTGGTCGTGATCAGCTTCCACTCGCTGGAAGACCGTATCGTCAAACTGTTCATGCGCAAGCTGGTAAAAGGCGAAGCCGACAACCTGCCACGCAACCTGCCGGTTCGCCACGTTGCGTTCGAACCGAAAATCAAAGTCCATGGCAAAGCGCAGACGGCCTCCGACGCCGAACTCAAAGCCAACCCACGTTCCCGTAGCGCCGTCATGCGCGTCGCGGAGAAGCTGCGGTGA
- the ftsL gene encoding cell division protein FtsL: MSKLFAKPLPGGSFFMLLLFIGVLVSAIGVSYSAHWNRQLLNTLYNELSVRDKAQAEWGRLILEQSTWTAHSRIEVLATEQLKMHIPGAADVKMVAP; this comes from the coding sequence GTGAGCAAGCTTTTCGCCAAGCCACTGCCCGGCGGCAGCTTTTTCATGCTGCTGCTGTTCATCGGCGTGCTCGTGTCGGCCATCGGCGTGTCTTACAGCGCCCACTGGAACCGGCAGTTGCTCAACACCCTGTATAACGAACTGAGCGTGCGCGACAAGGCGCAGGCCGAATGGGGGCGCCTGATCCTGGAGCAAAGCACCTGGACCGCCCACAGCCGGATCGAAGTGCTGGCCACCGAACAATTGAAGATGCACATCCCTGGCGCGGCTGACGTGAAGATGGTGGCGCCATGA
- a CDS encoding peptidoglycan D,D-transpeptidase FtsI family protein, protein MKLEGALFPWRFRLVVGLLGMMVAAICWRIIDLQVVDRDFLKGQGDARSVRHIPIPAHRGLITDRNGEPLAVSTPVTTLWANAKEMQTAKEKWPALAAALGQDPKALAERLEAQANKEFIYLVRGLTPEQGQAVLDLKVPGVYGIEEFRRFYPAGEVTAHMVGFTDIDDHGREGVELAYDEWLAGVPGKRQVIKDRRGRLIKDVQVTKNAKAGKPLALSIDLRLQYLANRELRNAIIENGAKAGSLVIMDVKTGEILAMVNQPTYNPNNRRNLQPAMMRNRAMIDVFEPGSTMKAISMSAAIETGRWKPSDTVEVYPGSLQIGKYTIKDVSKTEGPVLDLTGILINSSNVGMSKVAFDIGGETIFRLAQKVGLGQDTGLGFPGERVGNLPNYREWRKAETATLSYGYGISVTAIQLVHAFSALANNGRLAPLTLIKTDKAPQTTQVLPEAVAKTMQGMLQQVIEAPRGVFRAQVPAYHVGGKSGTARKTSVGTKGYAENSYRSLFAGFGPMSDPRYAIVVVIDEPTKAGYFGGLVSAPVFSRVMSGTLRLMNVTPDNLPTTQQANATPAVPLKANGGRG, encoded by the coding sequence ATGAAACTCGAAGGGGCACTCTTCCCGTGGCGCTTCCGTCTGGTGGTCGGCCTGCTCGGTATGATGGTGGCCGCAATATGCTGGCGCATCATCGACCTGCAAGTGGTCGACCGCGACTTCCTTAAAGGTCAGGGCGATGCGCGCAGCGTTCGTCACATCCCGATTCCGGCGCACCGTGGCCTGATCACCGACCGTAATGGCGAGCCGCTGGCCGTGAGTACGCCGGTGACCACCTTGTGGGCCAACGCCAAGGAAATGCAGACCGCCAAAGAGAAGTGGCCGGCACTGGCCGCCGCGCTGGGGCAGGATCCAAAAGCATTGGCCGAACGTCTTGAAGCCCAGGCCAACAAAGAATTCATTTATCTGGTGCGCGGTTTGACCCCCGAGCAGGGCCAGGCCGTGCTCGATCTGAAAGTGCCGGGCGTCTACGGCATCGAAGAGTTCCGCCGGTTCTACCCGGCCGGTGAGGTGACGGCGCACATGGTCGGGTTCACCGACATCGATGACCACGGTCGTGAAGGCGTCGAACTGGCCTACGATGAATGGCTGGCCGGCGTGCCCGGCAAGCGGCAAGTCATCAAGGATCGGCGCGGACGGCTGATCAAGGATGTCCAGGTCACCAAAAACGCCAAGGCCGGCAAGCCCTTGGCGTTGTCGATTGACCTGCGCCTGCAATATCTGGCCAACCGCGAGCTGCGCAACGCGATCATCGAGAACGGCGCCAAGGCCGGCAGTCTGGTGATCATGGACGTGAAGACCGGCGAGATCCTCGCCATGGTCAACCAGCCGACCTACAACCCGAACAACCGTCGCAACCTGCAACCGGCGATGATGCGCAACCGCGCGATGATCGACGTGTTCGAACCCGGTTCGACCATGAAAGCGATCTCGATGAGCGCCGCGATCGAAACCGGCCGCTGGAAACCGAGCGACACCGTCGAGGTGTATCCGGGCTCCCTGCAGATCGGCAAATACACGATCAAGGATGTGTCGAAGACTGAAGGTCCGGTGCTCGACCTGACCGGCATTCTGATCAATTCCAGTAACGTCGGCATGAGCAAGGTCGCGTTCGACATCGGCGGCGAAACCATTTTCCGCCTCGCACAGAAAGTCGGCCTCGGTCAGGACACCGGCCTCGGCTTCCCGGGCGAACGTGTCGGCAACCTGCCGAACTACCGCGAGTGGCGCAAGGCCGAAACCGCAACGCTGTCGTACGGTTACGGTATTTCGGTGACCGCGATCCAACTGGTGCACGCATTCTCGGCGCTGGCCAACAACGGTCGCCTCGCCCCGCTGACCCTGATCAAAACCGACAAGGCACCGCAGACCACCCAGGTGCTGCCGGAAGCCGTCGCGAAAACCATGCAAGGCATGCTGCAACAAGTGATCGAAGCCCCGCGCGGCGTGTTCCGTGCGCAGGTGCCGGCGTATCACGTGGGCGGCAAGTCCGGTACTGCACGTAAAACTTCGGTCGGCACCAAGGGCTACGCCGAAAACTCTTACCGCTCGCTGTTCGCCGGTTTCGGGCCGATGAGCGACCCACGCTATGCAATCGTCGTGGTGATCGATGAGCCGACCAAGGCCGGTTACTTCGGTGGTCTGGTTTCGGCGCCGGTGTTCAGCCGTGTGATGTCGGGCACCCTGCGCCTGATGAACGTCACCCCGGACAACCTGCCGACCACACAACAGGCCAACGCCACCCCGGCCGTTCCGCTGAAAGCCAATGGAGGGCGCGGCTGA
- the mraZ gene encoding division/cell wall cluster transcriptional repressor MraZ: protein MFRGANAISLDAKGRLAMPSRYRDELDSRSSGQLIVTIDAVDPCLCVYPLDEWEIIETKLRALPSLREENRRLQRLLIGNAVDLELDGSGRFLVPPRLREYAKLDKRAMLVGQLNKFQLWDEDAWNAVSAADLAAIQQPGAMPDELRDLIL, encoded by the coding sequence GTGTTTCGCGGAGCTAACGCTATCAGTCTCGACGCAAAGGGCCGTCTCGCCATGCCGAGCCGGTACCGTGACGAGCTCGATTCGCGCAGTTCCGGCCAGTTGATCGTGACCATTGACGCCGTTGATCCATGTTTGTGTGTCTACCCGCTCGATGAGTGGGAAATTATTGAAACCAAGTTGCGCGCGCTTCCTTCGCTTCGCGAAGAGAACCGTCGTCTGCAACGTTTATTGATTGGTAATGCCGTTGACCTCGAACTCGACGGCAGTGGTCGTTTTCTGGTGCCGCCGCGCCTGCGCGAATACGCGAAGCTCGACAAGCGCGCGATGCTGGTGGGCCAACTGAACAAGTTCCAACTGTGGGACGAAGATGCCTGGAATGCGGTTTCTGCCGCTGACCTGGCTGCCATACAACAACCGGGCGCCATGCCTGACGAACTGCGTGATCTGATCCTGTGA